In Pseudomonadota bacterium, the following proteins share a genomic window:
- a CDS encoding enoyl-CoA hydratase-related protein codes for MQNADPILIEQHLDSIEIWHLNRPHVLNAVNRSGAELLLEAVGRVDSDPTVRAVVIAGAGERAFCVGADLKERARMSEREVGAFLRLVNEVIGRVDRCRRPVIAAIHGLALGGGLELALACDLRVASPSARLGLTETSLGIIPGGGGTQRLPRIVGEARAKELILLARRVDGNEAHRIGLVHRLADDPVAAALAIAQQLAEAAPLALTAALEAIDAAADLPLSEGLAFERRAYERTLQSQDRLEALRAFNDKRKPRFRGK; via the coding sequence ATGCAGAACGCAGATCCGATCCTTATCGAACAGCATCTGGACTCGATCGAGATCTGGCACCTGAACCGGCCCCACGTGCTAAACGCGGTGAACCGAAGCGGCGCCGAGCTCTTGCTTGAAGCCGTCGGGCGCGTGGATTCGGACCCCACGGTGCGGGCGGTCGTGATCGCCGGGGCGGGCGAGCGCGCGTTTTGCGTGGGCGCCGACCTCAAGGAGCGAGCTCGCATGTCCGAGCGCGAAGTGGGTGCCTTCCTGCGGCTGGTAAACGAGGTGATAGGCCGTGTCGACCGTTGCCGGAGGCCGGTGATTGCGGCGATCCACGGGCTTGCGCTTGGCGGAGGTCTCGAGCTTGCTCTGGCCTGCGACCTGCGCGTCGCCTCTCCCAGCGCACGGCTGGGCCTCACGGAGACGTCTCTCGGCATCATCCCGGGGGGAGGCGGCACCCAGCGTCTGCCCAGAATCGTAGGCGAGGCCAGAGCCAAGGAGTTGATCCTGCTCGCTCGACGTGTGGATGGCAACGAGGCCCACCGCATCGGCCTGGTCCACCGTTTGGCTGACGATCCCGTCGCAGCCGCATTGGCCATCGCCCAGCAGCTGGCCGAGGCCGCGCCTCTGGCCCTTACGGCTGCGCTCGAGGCGATCGACGCAGCCGCCGACCTACCGCTCTCTGAAGGGCTGGCCTTCGAGCGACGCGCATACGAAAGGACCCTGCAAAGCCAGGACCGGCTGGAAGCCCTGCGCGCA